A genome region from Glycine max cultivar Williams 82 chromosome 5, Glycine_max_v4.0, whole genome shotgun sequence includes the following:
- the LOC100805253 gene encoding protein UNUSUAL FLORAL ORGANS has product MEGFHPSMSSPFSYTFPISGAGTSNYSTSTPWMNSRIWSKLPQRLLDRVIAFLPPPAFFRARCVCKRWYALLFSNTFLELYLQVSPHQHWFLFFKHHKTRKSYIYKNNNNGTSGGCGHHGGAFEGYLFDPYEMAWYRISFALVPSGFSPASSSAGLLCWVSDEAGPKTMLLSNPLIGSLTQLPPTLRPRLFPSIGLTISPTCIDVTVAGDDMISPYAVKNLTSESFHIDGGGFFSLWGTTSSLPRLCSLESGRMVYAEGKFYCMNCSPFSVLAYDITSNTWFKIQAPMRRFLRSPNLVECKGKLLLVAAVEKSKLNVPKSLRVWSLQACGTMWVESERMPQQLYVQFAELEDGNGFECVGHGEFIVIMIRGTDKALLFDICRKRWQWIPPCPYIAHDGFELHGFAYEPRLATPVTGLLDQLALPFQSFNA; this is encoded by the coding sequence ATGGAAGGTTTTCACCCTTCTATGTCCTCTCCTTTTTCGTACACATTCCCTATCAGTGGTGCTGGTACTAGCAATTACAGCACTTCCACTCCATGGATGAACAGCAGAATATGGAGCAAGCTCCCTCAGAGGCTTCTTGACCGTGTCATAGCCTTTCTTCCTCCACCAGCATTCTTTCGTGCACGTTGTGTTTGCAAGAGATGGTATGCACTTCTCTTCTCCAACACCTTCCTCGAATTGTACCTTCAAGTCTCACCACACCAGCACTGGTTCTTGTTCTTCAAGCACCACAAGACCCGCAAGAGCTACATctacaagaacaacaacaatggAACAAGTGGTGGTTGTGGACATCACGGTGGTGCGTTTGAAGGGTACCTCTTTGACCCCTATGAGATGGCATGGTACCGCATTTCCTTTGCTTTGGTCCCTTCTGGCTTCTCTCCAGCTTCATCTTCTGCCGGTTTACTTTGCTGGGTTTCTGATGAGGCTGGTCCAAAGACCATGCTTCTGAGCAACCCTTTGATCGGTTCTCTCACTCAGCTACCTCCAACATTAAGACCTAGACTCTTCCCTTCCATTGGCTTAACCATTAGCCCCACCTGCATAGATGTCACTGTTGCTGGTGATGACATGATATCCCCTTATGCAGTGAAGAACTTGACATCTGAAAGCTTTCACATCGATGGAGGAGGTTTTTTCTCCTTGTGGGGCACCACCTCTTCTCTTCCAAGGCTCTGCAGCCTCGAATCTGGAAGAATGGTTTATGCTGAAGGAAAATTCTACTGCATGAATTGTAGCCCTTTCAGTGTTTTGGCTTATGACATCACCTCAAACACTTGGTTCAAAATACAAGCCCCAATGAGGAGGTTTCTAAGGTCTCCAAACCTAGTTGAGTGCAAGGGGAAGCTTCTTCTTGTTGCTGCTGTGGAGAAGAGCAAGCTCAACGTGCCAAAGAGTTTGAGGGTGTGGAGTTTGCAGGCGTGTGGGACAATGTGGGTGGAGTCAGAGAGAATGCCGCAGCAGCTTTATGTTCAGTTTGCTGAATTGGAAGATGGGAACGGGTTTGAATGTGTAGGGCATGGTGAGTTTATTGTCATCATGATCCGTGGAACGGACAAGGCCTTGCTGTTTGATATATGCAGGAAGAGGTGGCAGTGGATTCCACCTTGTCCTTACATTGCACATGATGGATTTGAGTTGCATGGTTTTGCATATGAGCCTAGGCTTGCCACCCCTGTCACTGGCCTCCTTGATCAATTGGCACTGCCCTTCCAGAGTTTCAATGCTTAG
- the LOC100527812 gene encoding uncharacterized protein, producing MGRKAGTLFINPKRFGNLQKPCMKEMALFLSCMAANHSDTDACARQKELLNVCIDAQSKKNRKSWGSINYQLQRLNRGRK from the exons ATGGGTCGGAAAGCTGGTACGCTTTTCATCAACCCCAAGAGATTTGGTAATCTTCAAAAACCTTGCATGAAGGAAATGGCATTGTTTCTCAGTTGTATGGCTGCAAACCATAGCGATACCGACGCTTGTGCTCGCCAGAAGGAGCTATTAAATGTCTGTATTGATGCTCag aGTAAAAAGAACAGAAAGTCTTGGGGGAGTATCAATTATCAACTGCAGAGGCTTAACCGAGGAAGGAAGTAG
- the LOC100806319 gene encoding uncharacterized protein, whose translation MGKGTSYGQWLRHGIFILCGRQSDASRSSATMNHFPLAYGRSVCVNREFSCKLPIAKIIVEVVSGDAPIGIIQTPAPFECIDEDSSTNEAKIVMGPEEYYMKHHGENS comes from the exons ATGGGAAAAGGAACTAGTTACGG GCAATGGTTGAGGCATGGCATCTTCATCTTGTGTGGTCGCCAATCTGATGCGTCGAGGTCTTCTGCAACAATGAATCATTTTCCTTTAGCATATGGAAGAAGTGTTTGTGTGAATAGAGAGTTTTCGTGCAAACTTCCAATAGCGAAGATAATCGTGGAAGTAGTTTCTGGAGATGCCCCAATTGGAAT aatcCAAACTCCTGCACCTTTTGAGTGCATAGACGAAGACTCTTCTACCAATGAAGcaaaaatt GTAATGGGACCAGAGGAGTACTATATGAAGCATCATGGTGAGAATTCATGA